One genomic segment of Gottschalkia acidurici 9a includes these proteins:
- a CDS encoding RNA-guided endonuclease InsQ/TnpB family protein, producing the protein MIKGLNIRLYPTREQEILMYKHIGSMRFVWNWALNKQIKHYKETNKKLSIVDLGKELTKLKQLKEYTWLYEVSNATLKESIRDLDKAYQRFFKGSGFPKFKSKKKSEPRFYSRYEKIKFTRDVVNLEKIGKVRYRADYNIDLTQIAKFSNPRVKFNGRCWVLTLGIEIEPQKANLNDFSLGIDLDISQLAITNIDELGIKNINKTHRVKKLNKKLKRLQRQCSRKYEMNKEGSRYQKTRNIVKLEKKIKRLHNKLKNIRLNHIYQATNKMVKTKPSRVVMENLNVSGMMKNRHLSKAIAEQGLCTFISQMKYKCKKDGIKFIQAPRFYPSSKTCSKCGTIKKDLKLSDRTYKCECGFICDRDKNASYNLANYGLEKSS; encoded by the coding sequence TTGATAAAGGGATTAAATATAAGACTATATCCAACAAGAGAACAAGAAATCCTTATGTATAAACACATAGGAAGTATGAGATTTGTCTGGAATTGGGCATTAAATAAACAGATAAAACATTATAAAGAAACAAACAAAAAACTATCTATAGTAGACTTGGGAAAAGAATTAACTAAATTAAAGCAATTAAAAGAATACACATGGTTGTATGAAGTGTCAAATGCAACACTTAAAGAATCTATAAGAGATTTGGATAAAGCATACCAAAGATTTTTCAAAGGTAGTGGTTTTCCTAAATTTAAAAGCAAAAAGAAATCCGAACCTAGATTTTATAGCAGGTATGAAAAAATTAAATTTACTAGAGATGTTGTTAATTTAGAAAAGATAGGTAAGGTAAGATATAGAGCAGATTACAATATAGATTTAACTCAAATAGCTAAATTTTCAAATCCTAGAGTGAAGTTTAATGGTAGGTGTTGGGTACTTACTTTAGGAATAGAAATCGAACCCCAAAAAGCTAACTTAAATGATTTTAGCTTGGGGATAGATTTAGACATAAGTCAACTTGCAATAACAAATATAGATGAATTAGGCATTAAAAATATAAATAAAACTCATAGAGTTAAAAAGTTAAATAAGAAGTTAAAAAGATTACAAAGACAATGTTCACGAAAATATGAAATGAATAAGGAGGGAAGTCGTTACCAAAAGACTAGGAACATTGTAAAACTCGAAAAGAAGATTAAAAGACTTCATAATAAGTTAAAAAACATCAGATTAAATCACATATATCAAGCTACTAATAAAATGGTGAAAACCAAACCATCAAGAGTAGTAATGGAGAATTTAAATGTTAGTGGTATGATGAAAAATAGGCATTTATCAAAGGCAATAGCAGAGCAAGGACTTTGTACATTCATAAGCCAAATGAAGTATAAGTGTAAAAAAGATGGAATTAAATTTATTCAAGCACCTAGATTTTATCCTAGTAGTAAAACTTGTAGTAAGTGTGGAACTATCAAAAAAGACTTAAAACTTTCAGACAGGACTTACAAATGTGAATGTGGTTTTATTTGTGATAGAGATAAAAATGCTAGTTACAATCTTGCAAACTATGGTTTAGAAAAATCATCTTAA
- a CDS encoding ribbon-helix-helix domain-containing protein, translated as MNKYGLKNRTRISNAIDTKLYEELKEYSDKTDIPISKLLDRAIKLLLESTKK; from the coding sequence ATGAATAAATATGGATTAAAAAATAGAACTAGAATATCTAATGCCATTGATACAAAACTTTATGAGGAACTAAAAGAATATTCTGATAAAACTGATATTCCTATATCAAAATTATTAGATAGAGCCATTAAACTTTTACTAGAGTCTACTAAAAAATAG
- the argJ gene encoding bifunctional ornithine acetyltransferase/N-acetylglutamate synthase, which yields MKIIDGGITSPKGFKSTGFYAGIRKKKNDMALIYSEVKAKAVGVFTKNTVKAAPVIWDQEVLNKKGNIQAIVVNSGNANACTGESGKEHAKIMAETTAECLNLKTEEVLVSSTGVIGVPLPIDIIEKGIKENYDKLGNAKNDSDLAAEAIMTTDTFPKKIAIELEIDNKIITIAGIAKGSGMIHPNMGTMLGYITTDVNISRELLDKALKTSTLDSYNMISVDGDTSTNDTVIVMANGMAENTEIMIENEDYKKFKEALHFVNTNLSKQIVKDGEGAGKFLAVSVDGAKTKEDARVLTKSVINSSLVKTAFFGEDANWGRIVCAMGYTGIEFDLNKTSINFTSDGKRIDLMENGVPLEFSEEQAKEVLKASEIEVNITLGEGSETATAWGCDLSYDYVKINADYRT from the coding sequence ATGAAAATTATAGATGGCGGAATAACGAGTCCAAAGGGATTTAAATCTACAGGATTTTATGCAGGAATAAGAAAAAAGAAAAATGATATGGCATTAATATATAGTGAAGTTAAAGCAAAAGCCGTAGGTGTATTTACTAAGAACACTGTAAAAGCTGCACCAGTAATATGGGATCAAGAGGTATTGAATAAAAAAGGAAACATTCAGGCTATAGTAGTGAATAGTGGAAATGCCAATGCTTGTACAGGAGAGTCAGGAAAAGAACATGCTAAAATAATGGCTGAAACTACCGCAGAGTGTTTAAATTTAAAAACAGAAGAAGTATTAGTATCTTCTACAGGGGTTATAGGAGTACCACTTCCTATAGACATTATCGAAAAAGGAATAAAAGAAAACTATGATAAGTTGGGAAATGCCAAAAACGATAGTGATTTAGCTGCTGAAGCTATAATGACTACAGATACTTTTCCAAAAAAGATAGCTATTGAACTAGAGATCGATAACAAGATAATAACAATCGCAGGAATAGCAAAAGGTTCAGGTATGATACATCCTAATATGGGAACTATGCTAGGATATATCACAACTGATGTAAATATATCAAGAGAATTATTAGACAAAGCATTAAAAACAAGTACATTAGATTCATACAATATGATCTCGGTAGATGGAGATACAAGTACTAATGATACAGTAATAGTAATGGCTAATGGGATGGCAGAAAACACAGAGATAATGATAGAAAATGAAGACTATAAAAAATTTAAAGAAGCACTACACTTTGTGAATACTAATCTATCAAAGCAAATAGTAAAAGATGGCGAGGGAGCCGGAAAGTTTTTAGCTGTTTCGGTGGATGGAGCAAAAACTAAAGAAGATGCAAGAGTTCTAACAAAGTCAGTTATAAATTCTAGTTTAGTTAAAACGGCTTTCTTTGGAGAAGATGCTAACTGGGGAAGAATAGTTTGTGCTATGGGATATACAGGCATAGAGTTTGACTTAAATAAAACTAGTATAAACTTTACTAGTGATGGAAAAAGAATAGACCTAATGGAAAATGGAGTACCACTAGAGTTCAGTGAAGAACAAGCAAAAGAAGTATTGAAAGCGTCGGAAATAGAAGTAAATATAACTCTAGGAGAAGGTAGCGAAACTGCAACAGCTTGGGGTTGCGACCTAAGTTATGATTATGTAAAGATAAATGCTGATTATAGAACTTGA
- the argC gene encoding N-acetyl-gamma-glutamyl-phosphate reductase produces MIKVGIIGATGYVGTELVRLLRSHKEVEIKYITSQSYIGQKYDSIYENFRDVFQIECSEQDLEKIAEEVDVMFIALPHGIASKEITASILEKCKVIDLGADYRLKNQDVYEEWYNTNHLSPELLEEAVYGLCEINREEIKKARLIANPGCYPTSSTLSLAPLLKEDLIEKDSIIIDAKSGVTGAGRSLNLGTHYTECNESIKAYGVASHRHTPEIEEQLSYLGEEEVYINFTPHLVPMNRGILTTSYAKLKEKLSYKDVKSIYEKYYKDEYFVRLTKEGILPETKWVKGSNFCDIGLKVDERTGRVIVIGAIDNMIKGAAGQAVQNMNILFNLDEKTGLDDVSIFPG; encoded by the coding sequence ATGATAAAAGTAGGAATCATAGGAGCAACTGGATATGTAGGAACGGAATTAGTTAGACTTCTAAGATCACACAAAGAAGTAGAGATAAAATATATTACATCTCAAAGCTATATAGGGCAAAAGTATGATTCAATATATGAAAACTTTAGAGATGTATTTCAAATAGAATGTAGTGAACAAGATCTAGAAAAAATAGCGGAAGAAGTAGATGTAATGTTTATAGCATTACCACATGGAATAGCCTCAAAAGAAATCACAGCCAGTATACTAGAAAAGTGTAAAGTAATAGATCTAGGAGCAGACTATAGATTAAAAAATCAAGATGTTTATGAAGAATGGTATAATACTAACCACTTATCGCCAGAACTTTTAGAAGAAGCAGTATATGGGCTTTGTGAAATAAATAGAGAAGAAATAAAGAAAGCTAGACTTATAGCAAACCCAGGATGCTATCCAACTAGCAGTACATTAAGCTTAGCTCCACTCTTAAAGGAAGATCTTATAGAAAAAGATAGTATAATAATAGACGCTAAATCAGGGGTAACAGGCGCAGGAAGAAGCTTAAACTTAGGAACGCACTATACAGAATGTAATGAGTCCATAAAGGCTTATGGGGTAGCATCACACAGACATACACCAGAAATAGAAGAACAGTTAAGTTATCTTGGGGAAGAAGAAGTATATATAAACTTTACTCCACACTTAGTACCTATGAATAGGGGAATACTTACAACTTCATATGCTAAATTAAAAGAAAAACTAAGCTATAAAGATGTAAAAAGTATTTATGAAAAATATTATAAAGATGAATATTTTGTTAGATTAACTAAAGAAGGGATACTTCCAGAAACTAAATGGGTTAAAGGGTCTAACTTTTGTGATATAGGATTAAAGGTTGATGAAAGAACAGGAAGAGTAATAGTTATAGGGGCAATAGACAATATGATTAAAGGTGCTGCAGGTCAGGCAGTTCAAAATATGAATATACTATTTAACTTAGATGAAAAAACTGGATTAGATGATGTATCTATATTCCCAGGTTAA
- a CDS encoding glutamine--tRNA ligase/YqeY domain fusion protein — MCNKQVASNFIRNIVVEDLESGKHSEIITRFPPEPNGYLHIGHAKSIVLNFELADEFKGKTNLRFDDTNPTKEEVEYVESIKEDVKWLGFEWDNLYFASDYFEEMYNRAVVLIKKGKAFVCDLTAEEIREHRGTLTEPGKESPYRNRTVEENLSLFERMRKGEFKDGEKVLRAKIDMSSPNINMRDPVIYRIAHATHHNTGDKWCIYPMYDFAHPLEDAIEAITHSICTLEFEDHRPLYDWFVKECEMESVPRQIEFARLNITNTVMSKRKLKQLVDEGVVDGWDDPRMPTISGLRRRGYTPESIRNFCREIGVAKNNSLVDEQMLQHFVREDLKVKSPRTMAVIDPLKVVITNYPEGQVEMLDAENNADNEELGNRQIPFSREIYIEREDFMENPIPKYFRLFLGNEVRLRGAYFIKCNNVVKDKDGNIKEIHCTYDPKTKSGTGFTGRKVKSTIHWVDASQAVPAEFRLYEPLILDDEEGEEEEHFLERINPNSLQIVNGFIEPSMKDAKPQDKYQLLRHGYFNVDSRNSTKDKLVFNRIVSLKSSFKIK; from the coding sequence ATGTGCAATAAGCAAGTCGCATCAAACTTTATTAGAAACATAGTAGTAGAAGATTTAGAAAGTGGAAAACATAGTGAAATAATTACTAGATTTCCACCAGAGCCAAACGGTTATTTGCATATTGGCCATGCTAAATCTATAGTTCTAAATTTTGAATTAGCAGATGAGTTTAAAGGTAAAACAAATTTAAGATTTGATGATACAAACCCTACAAAAGAAGAAGTTGAGTATGTTGAATCGATAAAAGAGGATGTAAAATGGTTAGGATTCGAATGGGATAACTTATATTTTGCATCGGACTATTTTGAAGAAATGTACAATAGGGCTGTAGTTCTTATTAAAAAGGGTAAAGCATTCGTTTGTGATTTAACTGCAGAGGAAATAAGAGAACATAGAGGAACATTAACGGAGCCTGGAAAAGAAAGTCCATATAGAAATAGAACAGTTGAAGAAAACTTAAGTTTATTTGAACGTATGCGCAAAGGTGAATTTAAAGATGGCGAAAAGGTTCTAAGAGCTAAAATCGATATGTCATCTCCTAATATAAATATGAGAGATCCTGTAATATACCGTATAGCTCATGCTACTCACCATAATACAGGAGATAAGTGGTGTATATATCCTATGTATGACTTTGCTCATCCTTTAGAAGATGCTATAGAAGCAATAACTCATTCAATATGTACATTAGAATTTGAAGATCATAGACCACTATATGATTGGTTTGTTAAAGAATGTGAAATGGAAAGTGTACCAAGACAAATAGAGTTTGCAAGACTTAATATAACTAATACAGTTATGAGTAAGAGAAAGCTTAAACAACTAGTAGACGAAGGTGTAGTAGATGGATGGGATGACCCTAGAATGCCTACTATATCAGGTCTTAGAAGAAGAGGATATACACCAGAATCTATAAGAAATTTCTGTAGAGAAATAGGTGTAGCTAAAAATAATAGTTTGGTAGATGAACAAATGCTACAACACTTTGTAAGAGAGGATTTAAAAGTTAAGTCACCAAGAACAATGGCAGTAATAGATCCTTTAAAAGTAGTTATAACTAATTATCCTGAAGGACAAGTTGAGATGTTAGATGCTGAAAACAATGCAGATAACGAAGAATTAGGAAATCGTCAAATCCCTTTCTCTAGAGAAATATATATCGAGAGAGAAGACTTTATGGAGAATCCTATACCAAAATATTTTAGACTTTTCCTAGGGAATGAAGTTAGACTTAGAGGAGCATACTTCATAAAATGTAATAATGTTGTGAAAGATAAAGATGGAAATATAAAAGAAATTCATTGTACTTATGATCCAAAAACTAAAAGTGGAACAGGATTTACAGGAAGAAAAGTAAAGTCTACAATTCACTGGGTAGATGCAAGTCAAGCTGTACCAGCAGAGTTTAGACTGTATGAACCACTTATATTAGACGATGAAGAAGGAGAAGAGGAAGAACACTTTTTAGAAAGAATAAATCCTAATTCACTACAAATTGTCAATGGATTCATAGAGCCAAGTATGAAGGATGCTAAACCACAAGATAAATACCAACTGCTTAGACATGGATATTTTAATGTAGATTCTAGAAATAGTACAAAAGATAAGCTAGTATTTAATAGAATAGTATCTTTAAAGAGTTCATTTAAAATAAAATAA